Below is a window of Peptococcaceae bacterium 1198_IL3148 DNA.
GATAATCTCGGCCATGTTTTGTTGAGCACTTTGTGACAATATTGCCCGTCCCAGGTTAGTATGTAACACCACACCAGTACCGTTTATCACCGGACGCAAATTTGGTATGGCTAAATTCTTCACCACTTCTAATACTGATTGCACAATTAAGTTGACACTAACTGACGTAATGTTATCCGCCAAAATACCTTGGCGGATGTCAGCCAAAACCTTTCTGATCACCTCTACCACTTCTGTCTTTGGGTTAGCTGACAGCAGTTCAATAACTGGCTGCTGGCGCAAAATCTCATCCACTGCCGGCAACGCCCTTAACAGCGACGCTTGATTCTCCTTTACCATCATTTACCTCCGCATTTATATTTACCTTTCAAAGCCATTGCACCCCTGGTAACAGTGCCTATTCCCCAAGAGGCCAATTTAAAGGCTGCTTTGCCACCAGAATGTACTAACCGTCCACTGGAAAGAACAGCCTTTTTAGCCAGTTGGCCAGCCAATTCTTTGGCCATTTCTAAATCGTTCTCAATCATTTCTAAAGTCAATTGAAATTTATCGAGGTAAGTATTTCTATTCTCAGGAGATAACTCCTTTAAAATTTTTACCAATACTGTCAGCGCAACAATGATATCGTCAAGTTGTCCCAATATCGGTATAAAGCCCGGAATGATATCAATTGGAGAAACAAAATATGCTAACCCCGCCCCCAAGATTAATTTTTGCCTTTTAGTAAGTTTTAAAGTTTTAAAAATATCATAGGTAAGTTGGCCATAAAGAGAAAGTCTTTTTAATACAGGGGTGATATCAATATTGGTCATTGGGCACCTCCAAAGTAATCATAGTAAGATTATATGATACAATGCTTCAAGATGCAAAGAAGACGCGATTACTCGCGCCCTACAATTACCCTATATTTTCACCCCAGATATTTAACTTTACCCGCTCTTCGATCAATCCACTTTTATAGGCATAATCGTAAAATGTAATTAGTGCATGGCGGCATTGATCGTCAAATTCATGGCTAATTTGATGAAAATATTCCTCCAAAACCTCCGGTGGCAGTCCAATTTTACGCCGTGCTATATCCACTAATGTTGGAAGTTGCTTCGCACCCAGCAACTTGGACTGAGAAAATAAATCTATTATATCAGTTGCTTTCTCCGGGTTGTTTTGAGCAAAATCCCTCCGCACACACCAAATTGAAAACACCATTTTTTCGCCAGTAAACTCTTTCCATGATCTCCCCAAGTCAGTCACGATATACGGTAGCGATTCATTTTTAACTCGTTGATTAGCAATCATGGCATCGTCACCAATTTGTAAAACTGCATCAGCATGGGCCAGCATGTTATCTAAATCAGTGTCCATTGTCAAATAATTTACTTCAACGTGATAGTAATGCTCAAATAAAATCTTTAAAAGGGCATTAGCCGTAGTGTCTAAACTGGTTATCGCCACCCTCTGCCCTTCTAATTCAGTAACCGGAACCCTACTTAATAATACAACATTATCTGCCTTGCCATTAGCACTGATAGACATATTGGGAAAAATATAACATCGATCGGCATAGCGAGCATATTCAATGGCAGATAACGGTGTGATGTCCAGTTTGCCTTCTAAAAACATCTGTTTCAACCTTGTGGGAGAGGCTTTAGTAATTTTAGCGTCCAAAGGTAATTGTCCTTCTTCAAAGGCATGGTAGGGCATTATACAGTTAATGTAGTCTACCTGCCCCAAGTGAAGTTCGGCCACTCAAAACTCCTCCTCCCCAAGTCATCTTCTCTTTTATATCATTATTTTTACCTTAGCTTCTATCAACCTACCATTCTTTGAAAGAGCACTTCGTTATTTTTAAACTTGCTTAATAACTCACATAGCTCTTTGCTACTTTCTGAGCTCACCACATATTTTAATAAGTTCTCCGCCTGACTAAAGTACTTTTCAACATACTCATATGATACACCTTGCTCCAATAAACCAAAACCCAACCCAAAATTTAGGCCAAATTCATACATTATTTTGATATCCGCCTCTACCGCACCACTTATTTTGGCCCCGAGGGAAGTACAGCCAGCAAACAGTTCTGCCGTTTCCATTTTAATAATATTGTATAATAGTTCTTGGGAAGTATTAACATTGATTTTAGAATGTTGGTTTCTTAAGGTGGCTCCTTCATTAACCCGACAGATTATCTCTGCCAGAGGAATAAGATACTCCAACATATCGTGATCACTAAGATGAGTAAAAAACTTACCAAACAAGTAATCTCCAACTAAGACAGGAAGTTGGCAGCCATCCCTAACGTCATTAACCTCTTGGTTACTCTCAGTTACATTAGCATGAATTTGCGATGACATATATATCAATTGCAATATGCTTGCCAGTGTAACTAACTTATTTTTTTCAAAAGAAAACATTTTGCCAACTAGTATAGTTAATGCTGGTCGGATGATACTATCGAGGCGGGAGAACTCTAAATGAGCAAACTGACCGGCATGACCTGATTTTCTAATCATCAATTCTTTATTTATTCTTGCGTCCACTAAACTTAACTCGTGCTGTATTGTCTGTAATGAGATGGTCACAATATGTTCCCCCTTCTATAAACTAATTAGTTATTCGTTAATTATACGAAATTTCCTGCATTTTTTGAACTATTAATGATAAACAATCTGTTTGTAATTATAGTAAAGAAAGCAAAAACCTTGCAATCCCACCTAGGATTTGCAAGGTTTCGCTAACTTTTTACATATTGGGTACTAATAGTATCCCCTCCTATAGGTTTACAACCCTTTGACGATCAGTCTCAGGCAGGAGGCCTCTGTCTGTTTCTTTAGCAGATATATCAGTGGCACCGAAATGACGAACTAGGTAATCACAGGCATCCCATGGATCCACTTTGTCGCCACATGTAAATACATCCACTGCAGCATAGCCAAGTTCAGGCCAAGAATGAATTGCTAAATGACTTTCTGATATTACAACAACTCCACTTACACCTTGTGGAGAAAATTTATGGAATACAAACTCTCTAACTTCTGCACCGGCCTCTAAGGCGGCATTTATCATGATTTCTTCTACTTTTTTGACATCATTTAAAATGTCGAATTCACACCCATAAATTTCTGCCAAAACGTGACGGCCCAATTTTTTCATCTTGGCTATCGTCCTCCTTAAAATTAAATTTTAGGAATTACCAATCCTCCCGAAATTTGTTTTTTACCGGGTTGCTTAAATTCCACAGAATTCATTTTAGCATGAAATTTGTTGTTGTCAACAGAAATTTCAGCAGTTATAGTACATAATCCCAGTTGGGATTGTGCCCCTTTGCACAACCCCTTTATTGCTTGATAACAGGGTTCAACAGCTTACCAATATTTTCAATGGTTACTTCAATTTTATCACCGTCCACCATCGCGCCCACTCCACTGGAAGTACCCGTAAGCACAACATCACCCGGCAATAAAGTCATTACCTTGGAAATAAAACTAATTAATTCTGACACATTAAAAATTAAATATTTTGTATTGGTGTGTTGTTTTAGTACTCCGTTTAGAAAAACCTCAACTGATAGGGCACTGGGGTCTGCATCAGTAACAATATATGGACCAATTGGGCAGAAGGTGTCAAATGATTTAGCCCTAATCCATTGTTGATCCTTTTTTTGCAAATCCCTAGCGGTAACATCGTTGGCACAGGTATAACCCATTATATAACTAGGTGCCTCAACAGGGGTTATGTTTTTAGCTCGCTTTTTAATTACCACTGCCAGTTCGCCTTCATAATCCACCTGTTTGCTTTGCGGTGGTAAAACAATGGCTTCGCAGGGACCAATCACCGCAGTGGACGGTTTTAAAAAAATCACTGGTTCATCCGGAACCGGTAATCCAAATTCTTCAGCATGATCCCGATAGTTAAGGCCAACACAAACAATTTTACTGGGTTTACAAGGGGCAAGCACTTTAACATCTTGAAGTGGATAGCCGTAATTGGCAGGTTTTATCTCTTTAAAAACATCGCCAATCAAAGGGTAAACCAAATCATCATTACCCAAAAGACCGGAAAACAACTGTCCCTTATAAGAAAAACGGCCTATACGCAATTTAAATCCCCCTTTTATTTGTTTCCTTTAGCACCAAATATATTAACGGTGGTGCACCAAAGATCATGGTGGTGGCAGCAGCCACAACTCCAGAATCATTAAAGGCAAAAGCCACCAGTGCTCCAGTTACCAATCCGATAAAACCCTTAAATAAGTAAGGGTATCTTGATTTAATTTTCGCCATAATTCCTTTGGGTTTATAAAATAATATCGCCAATACTACAATAATTGCCAGTAGTACCCTAGTCCATACCGTATAGCGTACTAGTTTCATATTCATTGCCAATTTGCGACTGATAATATTGATAGTCTCCGTAAAGCCACCCTCAATAATTAACCTAGCAGTTTGGCCAATGTGAGATTGTTGCTGAATAGGCCTGCTGAGGTCAAAGGCTATAAATGACAACAGTAGTAATACCACTGCAATGATTATGCCAACGATTACTTTAGGTCTGAATTTAACACCGGTGAATAACAAAAACGTCACTAGAAACGCTGACGACGCCGCTATGGTTCCGCCGACGTTGGTACCTAAGTTAGGGGCAGCCATACAATGAATCGTTATAGCAAAAATAATGCCCGAAATTATTATGGCAGTTTTTCTATGGCCTTCAAATTTATTAACTGCAAAGGCTGTTGCCATAATCAATGACCCATTTAAAACACCCATGTACTCATTGCCAATGCCATAAAAGCGCGCCCCCACCATGGGGTCATAACTAAGTATGGACTGTTTTTGTAGTGGCTGTCCAAGTAAAATATCTATTATTAACATGGCAGCAGTGAGCGTGGCCAGTAAGGCAAAACTGTTCATAAAGTTGCCTCTTCCCACCATTGTGACAATGATTGTGATCACAGCAGCAAATAAAATTAGCTCAAAGGCCACAATTGGTACACTTGGATTGGGTAAAAGTGGCAGTAGTAAATATGTTAACGGCACCGACACTACAAACAATATGGCTGGTTTTAACAAATTAGCACCTTTTTTACTGATAAAAATCATATAGAGAGATACAGCCAAAATAACAATTTGAAATGCCACGTATCCTTGCTGTAATGGTGTTCGAGCATCATAGGTAACCGCCAATTGATCCTGTTTGTCTTGCAAAAACTCTACCGGATTATATTCAGCAGGCACAGTATATATTGGTCTACCAGTAATTTTACTGGATATCGGTAAATCGAAGTAATTGAGAATTGTCGCTGCTATATCGGTGCTCATGACAATTCCCGGATGTTTAGTGGTGCCTGATTCTAATATAGAAGGCCCAGCGTTAATGTTACCCTTTTCCCAAATGATAACAGGAGTTAGCCTTTTTCTCTCAGCTACCAATGTTTCATCCGGGGTTGGCGATAAAAATATTAACATATCGTTATTGTTCATACTGTTTGTCAATTCGTTTAAAAAACTATCTGCTCTCTGGATACTCTGTTGAAAATATTTTTTATAAACCTCAGGGAAAATATCATTTTTTAGTTGGTAAAGCCTTTCGGTGTCACCCAGCTGCACCACAACAAACTGATGATCATTTAAAGCAGTTTTTACTTCTTTGATTAATTTTTCATAATCGGTGTGCTTGCCACCGGGAAATTGAGGGTCACTTATTAAGATCTCATTACCTATTAAACCATCGTCCACAATACCTTTATTGTCCATAGCGATAGATACCGCCAATCTGCCAAGTTCATCGGTCAAATCACTATTGCCAAATATAGCTGTCTTTAAACCTGCCTGGTGTAGTGCGGTGCCAATAGCACCCATTTCTACAGTGCGAGGCAAATTATTATTAGCCAGTTCCATTCTGGGTAATCCCAGTTGCACTATACTGTTGGCCGGTGGTGTTATTCCTGTACGTTGCTGGTAAATTTCTGAAGCAAACCCTTCTTCCAATTGGGTGTTGACACTAAAAGCTTTATTAGCATAGGCAGTGCCAAATACCTGGGACCCCGCGCCAATAGTATTATATGTATGTACCGGTAACATACTGCCAGCGGTGTTGCAGTTTAACAACCCCATAGCACCTTCATCTACAATTTTTTTAAAACCAGTTAGTTCTTCATTATTTAAGTCATAAATACTCATTCTGTCGGTAACTACCAATATTACCGAGCCATTGGCAAAAACAGGCGTGGCCAATAGGCAAAATAATAACGTGCTTAAAAGTAGTGTTAATAAATGACGATGCAAAATCATTACCTCCGCTAAGTTCTAATTCAGTTACAGTATAAATAACCACAGGGTTTTTAGCAATAGTTGCCACATTTAACCAGTTATATACACTTACGCTATTAAATTCTCTATTGGTTAACCAATTCCTGCCTAAAAGAAAAAGGTGCGGGTCACCGCACCTTTTTCTTCTAGGAGATATTAATAGCATCTGTCGGACAATTATCAGCAGCTTCCTGAGCCTGCTCCTCTACATCGCTTGGTACTTCATCTACAGTGGAGTGAGCCTTGTCATCATCATTCCAATCAAATACTTCGGGACAAGTGTCAATGCATGCTCCACAGCTAATGCAGAGATCTT
It encodes the following:
- a CDS encoding YkvA family protein codes for the protein MTNIDITPVLKRLSLYGQLTYDIFKTLKLTKRQKLILGAGLAYFVSPIDIIPGFIPILGQLDDIIVALTVLVKILKELSPENRNTYLDKFQLTLEMIENDLEMAKELAGQLAKKAVLSSGRLVHSGGKAAFKLASWGIGTVTRGAMALKGKYKCGGK
- a CDS encoding menaquinone biosynthesis protein, translating into MAELHLGQVDYINCIMPYHAFEEGQLPLDAKITKASPTRLKQMFLEGKLDITPLSAIEYARYADRCYIFPNMSISANGKADNVVLLSRVPVTELEGQRVAITSLDTTANALLKILFEHYYHVEVNYLTMDTDLDNMLAHADAVLQIGDDAMIANQRVKNESLPYIVTDLGRSWKEFTGEKMVFSIWCVRRDFAQNNPEKATDIIDLFSQSKLLGAKQLPTLVDIARRKIGLPPEVLEEYFHQISHEFDDQCRHALITFYDYAYKSGLIEERVKLNIWGENIG
- a CDS encoding polyprenyl synthetase family protein → MTISLQTIQHELSLVDARINKELMIRKSGHAGQFAHLEFSRLDSIIRPALTILVGKMFSFEKNKLVTLASILQLIYMSSQIHANVTESNQEVNDVRDGCQLPVLVGDYLFGKFFTHLSDHDMLEYLIPLAEIICRVNEGATLRNQHSKINVNTSQELLYNIIKMETAELFAGCTSLGAKISGAVEADIKIMYEFGLNFGLGFGLLEQGVSYEYVEKYFSQAENLLKYVVSSESSKELCELLSKFKNNEVLFQRMVG
- the speD gene encoding adenosylmethionine decarboxylase gives rise to the protein MKKLGRHVLAEIYGCEFDILNDVKKVEEIMINAALEAGAEVREFVFHKFSPQGVSGVVVISESHLAIHSWPELGYAAVDVFTCGDKVDPWDACDYLVRHFGATDISAKETDRGLLPETDRQRVVNL
- a CDS encoding fumarylacetoacetate hydrolase family protein codes for the protein MRIGRFSYKGQLFSGLLGNDDLVYPLIGDVFKEIKPANYGYPLQDVKVLAPCKPSKIVCVGLNYRDHAEEFGLPVPDEPVIFLKPSTAVIGPCEAIVLPPQSKQVDYEGELAVVIKKRAKNITPVEAPSYIMGYTCANDVTARDLQKKDQQWIRAKSFDTFCPIGPYIVTDADPSALSVEVFLNGVLKQHTNTKYLIFNVSELISFISKVMTLLPGDVVLTGTSSGVGAMVDGDKIEVTIENIGKLLNPVIKQ
- a CDS encoding ferredoxin; this encodes MKAVVDQDLCISCGACIDTCPEVFDWNDDDKAHSTVDEVPSDVEEQAQEAADNCPTDAINIS